A stretch of DNA from Clostridium sp. JN-9:
TTGAAATATACTTCAGCCATGTATATGACTGATATTTTAGACAGAGTCATTTTAATTGACAGTATTTCAAAGCGTTATAGTGCCTGTGGTGCCAGAATAGGATTAGTGGCTTCTAAAAATAAAGAACTTATAAATCAGATTTTAAAGCTGTGTCAGTCCAGGCTTTGTGTTCCTACCATAGAACAGATGGCAGGTGCAGATTTAATAAATACACCTGAAAGCTATTTTAAGGAAGTTAAAGCAGAATACCAAAATAGAAGAAATATATTATATGATTCCCTTTGCGGTATCGAAGGTGTGGTTTGTAAAAAACCATCGGGAGCTTTTTATATTGTGGCTAAGCTTCCAGTAAAAAATGCTGAGGATTTTGCAAAATGGATGTTAACTGATTTTAATTATGATGGCAAAACAGTAATGGTGGCTCCTGCAGAAGGATTTTATGCTACCAAAGGCTTGGGACAGGATGAAGTAAGGATTTCCTACTGCATTAATAGTGAAGAATTAAAAGATGCTATGAAAATTTTAGGAATTGCAATTAAAGAATATAAAAAATTAAATAATAGAAAGTAAATATCTATTTACCTTAAAAGAGATAAGAAAAATTTTCTTATCTCTTTAATTTCCATAAATTTGTTTCCGATTCAGTAATAAATCCTACCTTACTATATAAATTAAAAGCTATCACATTGGATGAATCCACTTTTATTCTTACATGTTCAAATCCCTCATGTTTTAATAAATTAACTAAATAAAGTATTAATATCTTTCCATAATGTTTTCCTCTATATTCACTGAGTACTCCAAGGTTTACTATAAAAGGTTCCCCTCTGTCAATTATTATCTGGCCATATCCAATAAATTCATCACCTGATTTTAATAATACAGCTCCAGGGTCATAATAATAACTTTGAAGCTCATCATAGAAAATGTCCTCAACTGTCAAAGGAATTCTTGAAGAACTTTTAAAAACTTCATTTTGTATATTACATCTATATTCTTCATCATAACCTTTTCTAAAATTAACTATTTCTACTCCCTTAGGAATGGATAAAAATTCAACATCCTTATTTAAGCTGAAATACAATTGGATTGTGCCATGCTCTTTTTTAAACCCAGTACCTTCCAGAATAATATAATTGAATTCATTTTTTTTACAAGTAAAGGTATATATACAGTTCTTTTT
This window harbors:
- a CDS encoding GNAT family N-acetyltransferase, which gives rise to MFKIVRLNKKLLEEFRHLQNRNIEFNELNEDFFDVYENSNFTQQFFLRRCISLLLYNDIPIGYIWTSSDDNYLYSIKCLYINTKYIIKNDIKDSIQALDFLLNSLKKNCIYTFTCKKNEFNYIILEGTGFKKEHGTIQLYFSLNKDVEFLSIPKGVEIVNFRKGYDEEYRCNIQNEVFKSSSRIPLTVEDIFYDELQSYYYDPGAVLLKSGDEFIGYGQIIIDRGEPFIVNLGVLSEYRGKHYGKILILYLVNLLKHEGFEHVRIKVDSSNVIAFNLYSKVGFITESETNLWKLKR